The following are from one region of the Cytobacillus firmus genome:
- the hisC gene encoding histidinol-phosphate transaminase → MARIQTKSAVEKIVSYPLGSSPEEIKEKYNLMAVRKMSDNENVYGCSPEVRNSISKAMNSLYFYPDGTVSLLKRKLAGFYNIREDNFLVSNGSEEIIRLFTRAYISAGDEAVMAQNTFPRYETNVLIEGGSAITVPLQKGTHNLSAMYEKINEKTKMVFICNPNNPTGTIVGKTELLQFIDKVPSNILIILDEAYFEYVNSEDYPDSISLLEQRPNLIILRTFSKIYGLAGLRVGYGIMHPEIVNDLHKVKDVFNVNHLAQAAASAALNDQDFVKDCAHKNAEEMKFVCQKLTELHVGYFPSQTNFIYIFSQLPIADNLIANGLVVRKMKFEGYLDAFRMTLGTREDNEAALAVINKLLNEKAV, encoded by the coding sequence ATGGCTAGAATCCAGACAAAAAGCGCTGTGGAGAAGATTGTTTCTTATCCGCTTGGCAGCTCGCCGGAAGAGATCAAAGAAAAGTACAATTTAATGGCTGTCCGGAAAATGTCTGATAATGAAAATGTGTATGGGTGTTCACCCGAAGTCAGGAACAGCATCAGCAAAGCAATGAACAGTCTTTACTTTTACCCGGATGGCACTGTTTCCCTGCTCAAACGCAAACTGGCCGGCTTCTATAATATAAGAGAAGATAACTTTCTGGTCAGCAATGGTTCAGAAGAAATCATCCGATTATTTACTAGAGCATACATAAGTGCTGGAGATGAAGCGGTCATGGCTCAGAATACATTTCCGCGTTATGAAACAAACGTCCTGATTGAAGGAGGCAGTGCGATAACAGTGCCGCTGCAAAAGGGAACACATAATCTAAGTGCCATGTATGAGAAGATAAACGAAAAAACAAAAATGGTGTTTATCTGCAATCCCAACAATCCTACAGGAACAATAGTCGGTAAAACAGAACTGCTGCAATTCATTGATAAAGTTCCTTCGAATATACTGATTATTCTTGATGAAGCATACTTTGAATATGTGAATTCCGAGGATTATCCTGACTCTATTTCGCTTCTTGAACAGAGGCCTAACTTAATCATTTTAAGGACTTTCTCCAAAATCTACGGTCTTGCCGGACTCCGTGTCGGCTATGGAATCATGCATCCGGAGATCGTGAATGACCTTCATAAAGTAAAAGATGTTTTTAATGTCAACCACCTGGCACAGGCAGCGGCTTCTGCAGCACTAAATGATCAGGACTTTGTAAAGGATTGTGCACATAAAAATGCCGAAGAGATGAAATTTGTGTGCCAAAAACTAACAGAATTACATGTAGGCTATTTTCCTTCCCAAACTAATTTTATATATATTTTCAGCCAGCTTCCTATTGCAGACAACTTGATTGCAAATGGCTTAGTGGTCCGAAAAATGAAGTTTGAAGGCTATCTTGATGCTTTTCGGATGACTTTAGGAACAAGGGAAGATAATGAAGCGGCATTGGCTGTGATAAACAAACTTCTAAATGAAAAGGCGGTGTAG
- a CDS encoding ABC-F family ATP-binding cassette domain-containing protein — protein MSVLNVQNLSHGFGDRAIFNDVSFRLLKGEHVGLVGANGEGKSTFMNIVTGKLQPDEGKVEWSRKVRVGYLDQHAVLKKGTSMREALSTAFQYLFDAETEINELYAKMGDEGADIDALLAEVGELQETLDSNDFYQINSKVEEVARGLGLDEVGLDRDIDDLSGGQRTKVLLAKLLLEKPEILLLDEPTNYLDEQHIEWLKRYLQEYENAFILISHDIPFLNSVVNLIYHMENQELNRYVGDYDNFLNVYEMKKQQLEAAYKRQQQEIANLKDFVARNKASVATRNMAMSRQKKLDKMEVIELGREKPKPEFIFKEARAASRWIFTTEDLVIGYNEPLSRPLNLKMERGQKIAFVGANGIGKSTLLKSILGLINPISGKVERGEYQHIGYFEQEVKQSNYNTCIEEIWSEFPSMNQAEVRAALAKCGLTTKHIESKVEVLSGGEKAKVRLCKILNTETNLLILDEPTNHLDVDAKEELKRALKAYRGSILMVSHEPDFYREIATDIWNCEDWTTKVF, from the coding sequence ATGAGCGTATTAAATGTACAAAACTTAAGTCACGGTTTCGGTGATCGTGCGATTTTTAATGATGTGTCTTTTCGGCTTTTAAAAGGTGAACATGTTGGACTGGTTGGGGCAAATGGTGAGGGTAAGTCTACTTTCATGAATATCGTGACCGGGAAGTTGCAGCCTGACGAGGGGAAAGTTGAGTGGTCACGAAAGGTTCGTGTAGGTTACTTAGACCAGCATGCTGTACTTAAAAAAGGCACTTCTATGCGTGAGGCTTTAAGTACTGCTTTTCAATATCTTTTTGATGCTGAAACAGAAATCAATGAACTTTATGCAAAAATGGGTGATGAAGGTGCTGATATCGATGCATTACTTGCAGAAGTTGGAGAGCTGCAAGAAACTTTAGATAGTAATGATTTCTATCAAATTAATTCAAAAGTTGAGGAAGTTGCCCGTGGCCTGGGATTAGACGAAGTTGGACTTGATCGGGATATAGATGATCTTAGCGGCGGGCAGCGTACCAAAGTTTTGCTGGCTAAGCTTTTGCTGGAAAAGCCAGAAATTCTATTACTGGACGAGCCTACAAACTATTTGGATGAACAGCATATCGAATGGCTGAAGCGCTATTTACAGGAATATGAGAATGCATTTATTTTGATTTCTCATGATATTCCATTCTTAAACAGTGTTGTTAACTTGATATATCACATGGAAAACCAGGAATTGAATCGCTATGTTGGCGACTATGATAACTTCTTAAATGTATATGAAATGAAAAAGCAGCAACTGGAGGCTGCATACAAGCGCCAACAGCAGGAAATTGCCAATTTAAAGGATTTCGTTGCCCGCAACAAGGCAAGTGTGGCAACTCGTAATATGGCGATGTCCCGTCAAAAGAAGCTCGACAAAATGGAAGTTATTGAATTGGGGAGAGAGAAGCCGAAACCAGAGTTTATTTTCAAAGAAGCCCGTGCAGCCAGCCGCTGGATTTTCACGACTGAAGATCTTGTTATTGGTTACAACGAACCACTTTCCCGCCCTCTGAATTTGAAAATGGAACGCGGACAAAAAATTGCATTCGTGGGTGCTAATGGTATTGGTAAGTCTACTCTTTTAAAAAGTATTCTTGGCTTGATTAACCCCATTTCGGGAAAAGTGGAACGCGGTGAGTATCAACACATCGGTTACTTTGAGCAGGAAGTTAAACAGTCAAACTACAACACTTGTATTGAAGAGATCTGGAGCGAGTTCCCAAGTATGAATCAGGCTGAAGTACGTGCTGCTCTTGCAAAATGCGGGTTAACGACGAAACATATTGAAAGTAAAGTCGAAGTCCTTTCTGGTGGCGAAAAAGCAAAAGTTCGATTATGTAAAATTTTAAACACAGAAACGAATTTATTAATTCTGGATGAACCTACCAATCACTTGGATGTGGATGCAAAAGAAGAATTAAAACGTGCTCTAAAGGCATATCGCGGAAGTATTTTGATGGTTTCCCACGAACCGGATTTCTATCGTGAAATTGCCACAGATATTTGGAATTGTGAGGATTGGACGACGAAAGTTTTTTAA
- the katA gene encoding catalase KatA, with the protein MTKKNNLTTSWGAPVGDNQNSMTAGSRGPTLIQDVHLLEKLAHFNRERVPERVVHAKGAGAHGYFEVTNDLTKYTKAAFLSEVGKRTPLFIRFSTVAGELGSADTVRDPRGFAVKFYTEEGNYDLVGNNTPVFFIRDAIKFPDFIHTQKRDPKTHLKNPTAVWDFWSLSPESLHQVTILMSDRGIPATLRHMHGFGSHTFKWVNDKGEGVWVKYHFKTEQGVKNLSVEAAAKMAGENPDYHTEDLFNAIENGDYPSWKLCVQIMPLEDANTYRFDPFDVTKVWSQKDYPLIEVGRMVLNKNPENYFAEVEQATFSPGTLVPGIEVSPDKMLQGRLFAYHDAHRYRVGANHQMLPINRPKNEVQNYQRDGQMRFDNNGGGSVYYEPNSFGGPTEVQEHKQAAYPVSGLAESVAYDHNDHYTQAGDLYRLMSEEERSRLVANIVAAMTPVEKEEIKLRQIQHFFKADPDYGTRIAKGLGLAVPQGVK; encoded by the coding sequence ATGACAAAAAAGAATAATCTCACAACAAGCTGGGGCGCGCCAGTTGGCGATAACCAAAATTCAATGACTGCCGGCTCAAGAGGGCCAACATTAATTCAGGATGTACACTTGCTGGAAAAGCTCGCCCATTTTAACAGAGAACGTGTGCCTGAGCGTGTTGTTCATGCAAAAGGTGCCGGTGCACATGGCTATTTTGAAGTTACAAATGACCTCACTAAATATACAAAAGCAGCTTTTCTATCTGAAGTAGGCAAAAGAACGCCTTTATTCATCCGCTTTTCAACTGTAGCCGGCGAACTTGGTTCTGCAGATACTGTACGCGATCCGCGCGGCTTTGCTGTTAAATTCTATACAGAAGAAGGAAACTACGATCTTGTAGGAAACAACACGCCTGTATTCTTTATCCGGGATGCCATCAAGTTCCCTGACTTTATTCATACACAGAAGCGTGATCCTAAGACTCATTTGAAAAATCCGACTGCCGTCTGGGACTTCTGGTCCTTATCCCCTGAGTCGCTGCACCAGGTAACCATCTTAATGTCTGACCGGGGAATTCCTGCAACACTAAGACATATGCATGGGTTTGGAAGTCATACCTTCAAGTGGGTAAATGATAAGGGCGAAGGCGTCTGGGTGAAATATCACTTTAAAACAGAGCAAGGTGTTAAAAACCTCAGTGTCGAAGCTGCAGCTAAAATGGCAGGCGAAAATCCGGATTACCATACAGAGGACTTATTCAATGCAATTGAGAATGGAGACTATCCTTCCTGGAAGCTTTGCGTGCAAATCATGCCGCTTGAGGATGCAAATACGTACCGTTTCGACCCATTCGATGTCACAAAGGTGTGGTCACAAAAAGACTACCCATTAATCGAAGTGGGACGTATGGTTCTTAATAAAAACCCCGAAAATTACTTTGCTGAAGTTGAGCAGGCTACCTTCTCTCCTGGAACTCTAGTACCTGGTATTGAAGTGTCACCTGATAAAATGCTTCAGGGCCGTTTGTTTGCCTACCATGATGCACACCGGTACCGTGTAGGTGCCAACCATCAGATGCTGCCAATCAATCGCCCTAAGAACGAAGTGCAAAACTACCAGCGGGACGGCCAGATGCGCTTTGACAACAATGGCGGAGGATCTGTCTATTACGAGCCGAACAGCTTTGGGGGACCAACTGAAGTACAGGAGCACAAGCAGGCTGCATACCCTGTATCCGGTTTAGCCGAAAGCGTTGCGTACGACCATAATGACCACTACACACAAGCCGGTGATCTATACCGCTTAATGAGTGAGGAAGAACGCTCCCGTCTTGTAGCAAACATTGTTGCTGCCATGACGCCTGTGGAAAAAGAAGAAATAAAGCTTCGCCAGATTCAGCATTTCTTTAAAGCTGATCCTGATTACGGCACACGTATTGCTAAAGGTCTTGGCCTTGCAGTGCCGCAGGGAGTAAAGTAA
- a CDS encoding flavin reductase family protein: protein MELNPQSLEWKDAYKLMVGSILPRPIAFVTTMDTDGNVNAAPFSFFTAICADPMLICFSPMRKGTDGSKKDTLANIEATKEFVINIVSEDFTEKMNICAADFPADTDELAAAGLDKEKSAAVKPPRVKESKVHLECSLYQVLHFGEHPGSGSLVIGKVEHVHVAEELYENGRINSEKLKPVGRMAGHIYTRPMTDIFELIRKTDPR from the coding sequence ATGGAATTAAATCCACAGAGTCTTGAGTGGAAAGACGCATATAAGCTGATGGTTGGCTCAATTCTGCCGCGACCCATTGCGTTTGTTACCACCATGGATACCGATGGAAATGTCAATGCAGCCCCATTCAGCTTTTTTACTGCCATATGTGCAGATCCGATGCTGATTTGCTTTTCACCGATGCGAAAAGGGACTGATGGCTCTAAGAAAGATACGCTTGCTAATATTGAAGCCACTAAGGAATTCGTTATTAACATCGTCAGTGAAGACTTTACCGAAAAGATGAATATTTGTGCCGCAGATTTTCCGGCTGATACAGACGAACTGGCCGCCGCGGGTCTCGATAAAGAAAAAAGTGCCGCTGTCAAGCCGCCTCGGGTTAAAGAATCAAAAGTCCATTTGGAATGCAGTCTCTATCAGGTACTTCACTTTGGAGAACATCCCGGTTCAGGAAGCCTGGTGATTGGAAAAGTGGAGCATGTGCATGTTGCTGAAGAGCTTTACGAAAATGGAAGGATTAATTCCGAAAAGCTGAAGCCTGTTGGCCGGATGGCGGGACATATCTATACAAGGCCAATGACTGATATATTTGAATTAATCCGAAAAACGGACCCAAGGTGA
- a CDS encoding DegV family protein: MIKKKIAWITDSTAYVTKELLEHPDVYVVPLTITFGEESYEDGIDLNTDQLYSRIRNEKEVPKTSQPSAGRFAELFESLKHEYDAAVAVHVSSKLSGTLNSCLTGAELAELPIFAVDSKCMSYAITSLINKGLKLAENDVPAHKIADILQSETNKSENYILLGSLEQFYKGGRMSGTQYLLGSILKIKPIIRINRDGEFELFDKVRSEKKAFKRMIELLGNSYENHTIPQVQIMHGNVPAKAEELAEEIQSHFPRLDILIGDISSTIAAHAGEGTLAIIWQNES, translated from the coding sequence ATGATAAAAAAGAAAATTGCCTGGATTACAGACAGCACAGCCTATGTTACTAAGGAGCTGCTGGAACATCCTGACGTTTATGTAGTTCCTCTAACCATTACATTCGGTGAGGAATCCTATGAAGATGGTATTGATTTAAATACAGATCAGCTGTATAGCCGGATTCGGAATGAAAAAGAAGTTCCAAAAACTTCGCAGCCCTCTGCCGGAAGATTTGCCGAACTATTTGAATCATTGAAGCATGAATATGATGCTGCAGTTGCTGTCCATGTATCCAGCAAGCTTAGCGGCACGCTGAATAGCTGTTTAACCGGAGCAGAGCTGGCTGAGTTACCTATTTTTGCAGTTGATTCTAAATGCATGTCTTATGCCATTACATCATTGATCAATAAAGGATTAAAGCTTGCTGAAAATGATGTGCCGGCACATAAAATTGCAGATATCCTGCAAAGTGAGACAAACAAATCCGAGAACTATATATTGCTTGGAAGCCTTGAGCAATTTTATAAAGGCGGCAGAATGTCTGGCACACAATACCTGCTGGGAAGCATATTAAAAATAAAGCCAATTATCCGCATTAACCGGGACGGGGAGTTTGAACTGTTTGATAAAGTCCGTTCAGAAAAAAAAGCATTTAAAAGAATGATAGAATTGCTAGGGAATTCCTATGAAAACCACACAATTCCCCAGGTTCAAATCATGCATGGGAATGTGCCTGCCAAAGCGGAGGAACTGGCCGAAGAAATACAGTCTCATTTTCCGCGGCTTGATATTCTCATTGGTGATATAAGTTCAACGATCGCTGCCCATGCCGGTGAGGGAACATTGGCCATTATATGGCAAAACGAAAGTTAA
- a CDS encoding glycine C-acetyltransferase — MTSKILDAFLQENLEDLKDRGLYNVIDPLESPNGPIIKINGRELINLSSNNYLGLATDERLKKSANEAIEKFGVGAGAVRTINGTLELHTKLEEKLAEFKHTEAAIAYQSGFNCNMAAISAVMDKNDAILSDELNHASIIDGCRLSKAKIIRVNHSDMEDLRAKAKEAKESGQYNKIMVITDGVFSMDGDIAKLPEIVEIAEEFDLITYVDDAHGSGVLGKGAGTVKHFGLSDKIDFQIGTLSKAIGVVGGYVAGKKDLIDWLKVRSRPFLFSTSLTPADVAASTKAIELLMESTELNEKLWENANYLKDGLQKLGFDIGDSETPITPCIVGDEVKTQEFSKKLNEEGVYAKSIVFPTVPRGTGRVRNMPSAAHTKEMLDQAIAIYEKVGKEMGII; from the coding sequence ATGACCAGCAAAATTTTAGATGCTTTTTTACAGGAAAACCTGGAGGATTTAAAAGATAGAGGACTTTACAATGTAATCGACCCACTTGAAAGCCCAAATGGTCCAATAATCAAAATCAACGGCAGAGAACTGATTAATCTTTCATCCAATAACTATTTAGGTTTGGCAACTGATGAAAGACTAAAAAAGTCTGCAAACGAAGCAATTGAAAAATTTGGTGTTGGAGCAGGTGCTGTCCGCACGATAAATGGAACGCTTGAACTTCACACGAAACTTGAAGAAAAGCTGGCTGAGTTCAAACATACAGAAGCAGCTATCGCATACCAATCCGGATTTAATTGTAACATGGCTGCTATTTCTGCTGTTATGGATAAAAATGATGCCATTTTGTCTGATGAGCTGAACCATGCTTCCATTATTGATGGATGCCGCTTATCCAAAGCCAAGATTATTCGCGTAAATCATTCTGACATGGAAGATTTAAGAGCTAAAGCGAAGGAAGCGAAAGAATCAGGACAGTACAACAAAATCATGGTTATTACTGACGGAGTCTTCTCGATGGATGGGGATATCGCAAAGCTTCCTGAGATCGTGGAAATCGCGGAAGAGTTCGATCTGATCACATATGTGGATGATGCACACGGTTCAGGAGTTCTTGGAAAGGGAGCGGGCACTGTTAAGCACTTCGGCCTTTCCGACAAAATCGATTTCCAGATCGGCACACTTTCAAAGGCAATTGGTGTTGTTGGTGGATATGTGGCCGGCAAAAAGGATTTAATTGATTGGCTGAAAGTACGCAGCAGACCATTCCTATTCTCTACATCTTTAACACCTGCAGATGTAGCAGCAAGCACGAAAGCTATTGAACTGCTTATGGAAAGTACTGAACTGAATGAAAAGTTATGGGAAAATGCTAACTACCTTAAGGACGGGCTGCAAAAATTAGGCTTTGATATAGGCGACAGCGAAACGCCGATTACTCCTTGTATTGTTGGGGATGAAGTAAAAACACAGGAATTCAGCAAAAAGCTCAATGAAGAAGGCGTTTATGCAAAATCAATCGTCTTCCCGACTGTTCCAAGGGGAACGGGCCGTGTCAGAAACATGCCATCTGCAGCACATACGAAAGAAATGCTGGATCAGGCAATAGCAATATATGAAAAAGTCGGCAAGGAAATGGGAATTATTTAA
- a CDS encoding fumarylacetoacetate hydrolase family protein, with translation MKFITFQKPDGSIRAGWLKNEEYAVDMHEATNGVLPKTMLAFLENHEFFMEYLTSSKKLMNTDKGVYPVSDVNLMAPLPNPKSFRDFYAFEEHVKTARDNRGIDMIPEWYEIPVFYFSNHLSIKGPNEEISRPKHCEWLDYELEIACIIGKEGKDIKAAEADDYIFGYCILNDWSARDIQRKEMKVGLGPAKGKDFATSVGPYIVTKDELENFRVENGYDLLMTAKVNGTLLSEGNMQDIYYSFYEMIERASDGVTLCPGEMIGSGTVGSGCILELGTDVHRWLKPGDEIELEISNLGILKNRIANE, from the coding sequence ATGAAATTCATAACCTTTCAAAAACCGGATGGATCTATAAGAGCGGGCTGGCTGAAGAATGAGGAGTATGCCGTTGATATGCATGAAGCGACCAATGGTGTTCTTCCAAAAACAATGCTGGCTTTCCTTGAAAATCATGAGTTTTTTATGGAATACCTAACTTCCAGCAAAAAACTGATGAACACCGATAAAGGAGTATATCCAGTATCCGATGTGAACTTAATGGCTCCACTGCCAAATCCAAAAAGCTTTCGGGATTTCTATGCTTTTGAAGAACACGTAAAAACGGCAAGAGATAACCGCGGAATTGATATGATACCCGAATGGTATGAAATACCCGTCTTTTATTTTTCAAATCATCTGAGCATTAAGGGTCCAAATGAAGAAATTTCACGTCCCAAGCATTGCGAATGGCTTGATTACGAGCTCGAAATTGCCTGTATCATCGGCAAAGAAGGAAAGGATATTAAAGCTGCCGAAGCGGATGATTATATTTTTGGGTATTGTATCCTGAACGACTGGAGTGCAAGAGATATTCAGCGAAAAGAAATGAAGGTAGGTCTTGGCCCTGCCAAAGGGAAGGATTTTGCCACTTCTGTCGGGCCATATATCGTGACAAAGGATGAGCTTGAGAATTTCCGTGTTGAAAATGGCTATGATTTGCTCATGACGGCAAAAGTCAATGGAACACTTTTATCAGAGGGGAATATGCAGGATATCTACTATTCCTTTTACGAGATGATTGAGCGTGCTTCTGACGGTGTAACCCTCTGCCCTGGTGAAATGATAGGATCCGGGACTGTTGGCAGCGGCTGCATTCTTGAACTGGGTACGGATGTGCACCGCTGGCTGAAGCCTGGAGATGAGATCGAGCTTGAGATTAGCAATCTCGGAATATTAAAAAATCGAATTGCAAATGAGTGA
- a CDS encoding homogentisate 1,2-dioxygenase produces the protein MFYRQMGRIPHKRHTTFKKSDGTLFREQVMGTKGFSGTQSILYHHYMPTEVARTELIGKYVPEYEDQESLKHRHLFTDQIEKKGDALSAREYLLGNDDLLIGTINITEPMKSFYRNGDGDEMLYIHYGTGKVETMFGTLTYRPGDYVIIPIGTVYRVIPDKEQLTKVLLVESFSQITTPRRYRNEYGQLLEHSPFCERDIRGPETLETYDQKGEYEVITKTRGYLHSHILNHHPLDVEGWDGYLYPWVFNIEDFEPITGRVHQPPPVHQTFEGHNFVVCSFVPRLYDYHPEAIPAPYYHSNVNSDELLYYVEGNFMSRKGIREGSITLHPSGIPHGPHPGKTEASIGKKETLELAVMIDTFKPLKLVKNAKLIEDENYMFTWVE, from the coding sequence ATGTTTTATCGTCAAATGGGAAGAATTCCGCACAAGCGCCATACGACCTTCAAAAAATCGGATGGGACCCTATTCAGGGAACAGGTAATGGGGACAAAAGGTTTTTCCGGGACACAATCCATTCTTTATCATCACTACATGCCGACAGAAGTAGCGCGAACTGAACTGATCGGAAAATATGTTCCTGAGTATGAAGATCAGGAGAGCTTAAAGCATCGGCATTTGTTCACAGATCAAATTGAAAAGAAAGGGGATGCACTTTCAGCAAGGGAATATCTGCTCGGGAATGATGACCTTTTAATAGGCACCATAAATATTACTGAGCCGATGAAAAGCTTTTACCGGAATGGCGATGGAGATGAGATGCTCTATATTCACTATGGAACAGGGAAAGTTGAGACCATGTTCGGAACTTTAACCTATCGCCCCGGAGACTATGTCATTATTCCGATTGGCACTGTTTACCGCGTGATTCCGGATAAAGAGCAGCTGACTAAAGTGCTCCTTGTTGAGTCTTTCAGCCAGATTACAACACCAAGAAGATACCGGAATGAGTATGGGCAGCTGCTTGAACATAGTCCATTCTGTGAACGGGATATACGGGGACCGGAGACACTGGAAACATATGATCAAAAAGGAGAATATGAAGTTATCACCAAAACCAGGGGATACTTGCATTCTCATATTCTGAATCATCATCCGCTTGATGTGGAGGGCTGGGACGGCTATCTTTACCCATGGGTCTTCAATATAGAAGATTTTGAACCGATTACTGGAAGGGTGCATCAGCCTCCGCCGGTCCATCAGACATTTGAAGGACATAACTTTGTTGTGTGTTCCTTTGTTCCAAGATTATATGACTATCATCCGGAGGCCATCCCTGCCCCTTACTATCACAGCAATGTCAACAGTGATGAACTGCTGTACTATGTGGAAGGCAATTTCATGAGCAGGAAGGGGATTAGAGAAGGCTCCATCACCCTTCATCCGAGCGGGATTCCACATGGGCCTCATCCGGGGAAAACTGAAGCCAGCATCGGGAAAAAGGAAACACTCGAACTTGCTGTTATGATTGATACATTCAAGCCTTTAAAACTGGTGAAAAACGCTAAGTTAATTGAAGATGAAAATTACATGTTCACGTGGGTTGAATAG
- the arcA gene encoding arginine deiminase, whose translation MKHPLNVTSEIGELKTVLLHRPGKEIENLTPQYLKRLLFDDIPFLPAIQKEHDYFANILSNRGIEVLYLDKLMTEAIQQDEARLAFIEKVLWESQSNINGSYDTVKEYLLSLSPDELVKKVMAGVVKSDIDQDKKIHLHEMMPDHYPFYLDPMPNLYFTRDPAAVIGEGITINRMHEPARRRESIFMDCIMNHHPRFNKHEIPAYFKRDDLYSLEGGDELILSDEVVAIGVSARTSAQGIEKLARELFSRQDAIKKVVAVEIPKIRAFMHLDTVFTMIDHDKFTYHPAIEDRDGSMKIYILEQENNSETLKITEKNSLKETLKEVLHLNELVLIPCGGGCPIASAREQWNDGSNTLAIAPGVVVTYDRNYVSNDVLRQNGVEVIEILSSELSRGRGGPRCMSMPIIRESIS comes from the coding sequence ATGAAACATCCGCTAAACGTAACTTCGGAAATAGGAGAATTAAAGACGGTCCTTCTGCATAGGCCGGGTAAGGAAATCGAAAACCTTACGCCTCAATATTTGAAAAGACTTTTATTCGATGACATTCCATTTCTGCCTGCCATTCAAAAAGAACATGATTATTTCGCCAATATTTTAAGCAACCGGGGAATTGAGGTCTTATATCTCGATAAATTGATGACAGAAGCCATACAGCAGGACGAGGCAAGACTGGCTTTTATTGAAAAGGTCTTATGGGAAAGCCAATCTAATATCAATGGTTCCTATGATACAGTGAAAGAGTATCTCTTATCTCTTTCTCCCGATGAACTGGTTAAGAAAGTGATGGCTGGTGTCGTTAAGTCGGATATTGATCAGGATAAGAAAATTCATCTTCATGAAATGATGCCGGATCATTATCCTTTTTATCTCGACCCCATGCCTAACCTCTATTTTACGAGGGATCCGGCTGCGGTTATCGGTGAAGGCATTACGATTAATCGAATGCATGAGCCTGCAAGGAGAAGGGAATCCATTTTTATGGACTGCATCATGAATCATCATCCGCGTTTTAATAAACATGAGATCCCTGCTTACTTTAAGCGTGATGACCTCTACTCTCTTGAAGGCGGAGATGAGCTGATTTTAAGTGACGAAGTGGTTGCCATTGGCGTCAGTGCAAGAACCTCTGCACAAGGAATTGAAAAACTTGCACGAGAGTTATTCTCCCGTCAGGATGCCATTAAAAAGGTTGTGGCAGTTGAAATCCCTAAAATCCGCGCATTCATGCACCTGGATACCGTTTTCACCATGATCGATCATGATAAATTCACCTACCATCCTGCTATTGAAGATAGAGATGGCAGTATGAAGATTTACATACTGGAACAGGAGAATAATTCAGAAACTCTTAAGATTACAGAGAAAAACTCACTGAAAGAAACATTGAAAGAAGTACTTCATCTTAATGAATTAGTGTTAATCCCCTGCGGAGGAGGCTGCCCGATTGCATCGGCACGCGAACAGTGGAACGATGGCTCCAATACACTCGCCATCGCTCCCGGTGTAGTTGTCACTTACGACAGAAACTATGTTTCAAACGACGTACTCCGGCAAAATGGAGTTGAAGTCATTGAAATTCTCAGCTCGGAACTTTCAAGAGGCCGTGGCGGCCCAAGATGCATGAGCATGCCGATCATAAGGGAGAGTATTAGCTAA